Proteins encoded by one window of Haematobia irritans isolate KBUSLIRL chromosome 2, ASM5000362v1, whole genome shotgun sequence:
- the LOC142226869 gene encoding RCC1-like G exchanging factor-like protein, with product MIKKSLANKLFFVRSYTSKAKRQLLKQDETKISVLESKPSNPHKHRVYVWGYQETGALGNLTNVKKAQERYTDMVHHPTRMQFSVNNDVQDITAGYGFSAFAVKRSDGETLFGSGLNTDSQLGLQMRGNPKDPQNLDIIIYPTPIKLPRIEGETDEDMMVRSMSAGRAHLVVVTNNGMIFTMGNNSYGQCCREIIEDEQYKGSTLIHRLSEKDICGEEDSIIDVVCGQDHTMFLTKLGHVYTCGWGADGQTGQGHFTTNGRISQALGDISREHIVKLSCASDCVLALNDKGDVFGWGNSEYGQLDDSENAESQINSPRHLQLTKGIGKFKDIASGGSFCMVLNEEGLVYTWGYGILGFGPYVEQSSKPQHLLPALFGRNDFSDKAYVVSIGCGVFHMGAINSDGDLFMWGKNRCGHLGLGHKQDQFFPLKTAVNGKVTKVAYGVDHTLAMCKPFI from the exons atgataaaaaagtCACTTGCGAATAAATTATTCTTTGTTCGATCATACACTTCCAAAGCTAAGCGACAATTACTCAAGCAggatgaaacaaaaattagtg TCTTAGAATCAAAGCCTTCAAATCCTCACAAACACCGCGTTTACGTTTGGGGTTACCAGGAAACGGGAGCTTTGGGCAATCTAACCAATGTAAAAAAAGCCCAGGAACGTTACACGGATATGGTTCATCATCCCACTCGCATGCAGTTTTCAGTTAATAATGACGTACAAGACATAACAGCCGGGTATGGATTTTCAGCTTTTGCTGTAAAAAGGTCAGATGGTGAAACACTTTTTGGATCAGGACTAAATACAGATTCACAATTGGGTCTTCAAATGAGAGGCAATCCCAAGGATCCACAAAATCTCGATATAATAATATATCCCACACCTATTAAGTTGCCACGAATTGAGGGAGAGACTGATGAAGATATGATGGTTCGAAGTATGTCGGCCGGAAGGGCTCATTTGGTTGTTGTCACTAACAACGGTATGATATTTACTATGGGCAACAACTCTTATGGCCAATGTTGTAGAGAAATTATTGAAGATGAACAGTACAAAGGTAGTACATTGATTCACCGACTATCGGAGAAGGATATTTGCGGTGAAGAGGATTCCATTATCGATGTAGTATGCGGACAAGATCATACAATGTTCCTGACAAAATTGGGCCATGTATATACTTGCGGTTGGGGAGCTGATGGGCAAACTGGTCAAGGGCATTTCACTACAAATGGTCGCATATCTCAAGCGCTTGGTGATATTTCCCGCGAACACATAGTAAAATTATCCTGTGCTTCCGATTGTGTGTTAGCCCTGAATGACAAAGGTGATGTATTTGGTTGGGGTAACTCAGAATATGGACAATTGGATGACTCTGAAAACGCTGAAAGTCAAATTAATTCACCTCGGCATCTTCAATTAACCAAAGGTATTGGAAAATTTAAGGACATAGCTTCCGGTGgatctttttgcatggttctcaaCGAGGAAGGATTGGTATATACATGGGGCTATGGTATCTTGGGTTTCGGTCCCTATGTAGAGcagtcctctaaacctcaacatTTGCTACCAGCTCTTTTTGGGCGAAacgattttagtgacaaagcctATGTCGTGTCCATAGGTTGTGGTGTTTTCCACATGGGTGCAATTAATTCAGATGGGGATTTATTTATGTGGGGTAAAAATCGTTGTGGTCACTTGGGATTGGGGCACAAACAAGACCAATTCTTTCCTCTGAAAACTGCTGTTAATGGAAAAGTCACAAAAGTGGCATATGGGGTTGATCACACGCTAGCTATGTGTAAGCCTTTTATATAG